In Entomomonas moraniae, one DNA window encodes the following:
- a CDS encoding MFS transporter, producing the protein MAKAIKITLNPSIPKQAYWSAIFSLFMGVTSLIAAEFTPISLLTPIAHDLNISEGVAGQSITMVGVFAVITSLLLSPLTKTINRKLILLCFSAMVIASNLMVAFAPNYGVMLIGRGLLGICVGGFWSMASAVTLQLAPPKDVPRALSIVYAGVSVATIIALPLSSYLGDLIGWRNVFILSATMGLAALIWQLVSLPSLPAQAGNSFRTMFDLLKQSWVLVGIIGTILSYGGYHVFFSYLRPFLQFNLQLTSTKLTLMLLIFGIANCVGTFIAGLFLGRYFKPTMITVHLLLAIIALSLFFTPHHITSNTVMVVFWGLLFGFIPVGWSTWITRTLADKAELMGGLSVAAIQFSIGLAAAMGGLVFDHFGSGGLFISAASIMLLAILVMKLSFSLYNTITGKPF; encoded by the coding sequence ATGGCTAAAGCAATAAAAATCACTTTAAATCCTTCAATACCTAAACAAGCCTATTGGTCAGCTATTTTTTCTTTATTTATGGGGGTCACCAGTTTAATTGCCGCAGAGTTCACGCCTATCAGTTTATTAACCCCAATCGCTCACGACTTAAACATTAGTGAGGGGGTGGCAGGTCAGAGCATTACCATGGTGGGTGTATTTGCTGTAATAACCAGTTTATTACTTTCCCCCCTCACAAAAACAATTAACCGCAAGCTTATTTTATTATGTTTCTCTGCAATGGTTATTGCCTCAAATCTGATGGTAGCATTTGCACCTAATTATGGGGTGATGCTTATAGGCAGAGGGTTACTAGGCATTTGTGTGGGTGGTTTTTGGTCAATGGCATCAGCAGTTACTTTACAACTTGCACCACCAAAAGATGTACCCCGCGCACTGAGTATTGTTTATGCAGGGGTGTCCGTCGCTACCATCATTGCTCTTCCCCTTTCAAGTTATTTAGGTGATTTAATCGGTTGGCGCAATGTTTTTATCCTTTCTGCTACGATGGGGTTAGCCGCGCTTATCTGGCAATTGGTATCACTGCCGTCACTACCCGCACAAGCAGGCAATAGTTTTCGTACCATGTTTGATTTGTTAAAACAATCATGGGTATTGGTAGGTATTATCGGCACCATTCTAAGCTATGGTGGTTATCATGTTTTCTTTAGTTATCTAAGACCTTTTTTACAATTTAATTTACAGCTGACCTCAACCAAACTTACCTTGATGCTACTGATTTTCGGTATTGCAAACTGTGTAGGAACTTTCATCGCGGGGCTCTTTTTAGGGCGCTACTTCAAACCTACCATGATTACAGTACATTTACTCTTAGCTATCATTGCCCTGAGTTTATTTTTCACGCCACATCACATAACAAGTAACACAGTAATGGTTGTGTTTTGGGGGCTTCTATTTGGCTTTATTCCTGTGGGCTGGTCAACATGGATTACTCGCACGTTGGCCGATAAGGCTGAACTAATGGGTGGGCTTAGCGTTGCGGCTATTCAGTTTTCTATTGGTTTAGCCGCAGCGATGGGCGGCTTGGTATTTGATCACTTTGGTAGTGGGGGTCTCTTTATCAGTGCCGCTAGCATTATGCTATTGGCTATTTTGGTGATGAAGTTAAGCTTTTCACTGTATAACACAATCACGGGGAAACCCTTCTAA
- a CDS encoding LysR family transcriptional regulator has translation MDIRVLRYFLAVANEGSITAAANALYLTQPTLSRQLKELEEELGKKLFHRSNQRISLTEEGILLRKRAEEILELVHKTKAEFVDLDETISGDIHIACGETEVISYIARIAKEMRAQYPRIRFHFYSGNAEYVTEKLDKGLIDFGIVIEPVDVSKYYYLDMPSQDTWGLLMRKDSPLANHETISVKDLLPLPIICSRQLITETSSKNHVNNWFGDHVVKLNIVATYNLIFNAAVLVREGVGYAITLDKLANTSEESEICFKPFSPRLTSGLNIIWKKDQVFSKASELFLRKAKALCQS, from the coding sequence ATGGATATCCGAGTGTTAAGGTATTTTCTAGCTGTAGCTAACGAGGGAAGTATTACAGCTGCTGCAAATGCGCTATATTTAACGCAGCCAACGTTATCAAGACAATTAAAAGAATTAGAGGAAGAGTTAGGTAAAAAGCTGTTTCATCGCAGTAATCAGCGTATTAGTTTAACTGAGGAAGGTATTTTATTACGTAAACGTGCTGAAGAAATCTTAGAGCTTGTACACAAAACCAAGGCGGAGTTTGTCGATTTAGATGAAACTATTAGTGGTGATATTCATATCGCCTGTGGTGAAACAGAGGTAATCAGCTACATTGCGCGTATTGCTAAAGAGATGCGAGCGCAATATCCTAGAATACGTTTTCATTTTTACAGTGGTAATGCTGAATACGTTACAGAAAAATTAGATAAAGGGCTTATTGATTTTGGCATTGTAATAGAGCCTGTCGATGTGTCGAAGTATTATTATCTTGATATGCCTAGTCAAGATACATGGGGATTATTAATGCGTAAAGATAGTCCATTAGCCAATCATGAAACTATAAGCGTTAAAGATTTATTACCGTTACCTATTATTTGTTCAAGGCAGTTAATAACTGAAACTTCATCTAAAAATCATGTGAATAATTGGTTTGGTGATCATGTTGTAAAGCTTAATATTGTTGCCACGTATAACTTGATTTTTAATGCAGCAGTTCTTGTAAGAGAAGGGGTGGGTTATGCCATTACCCTTGATAAATTGGCCAATACCAGTGAAGAAAGTGAAATATGCTTTAAGCCATTTTCACCTAGACTTACTTCTGGCCTTAATATTATTTGGAAAAAGGATCAGGTATTTTCTAAGGCGAGCGAGTTATTTTTGAGGAAAGCCAAAGCGCTTTGCCAATCATAA
- the acuI gene encoding acrylyl-CoA reductase (NADPH), whose amino-acid sequence MSFNAILLEKNETSGFTASIKVLSKETLLQQQGDTLIKVQYSSINYKDALALTNKGPVVRSWPMVPGIDGVGVVVKCDSGRYKTGDQVILNGWGCGENHWGCLGQYAYLQSGWLIPLPDKFTPQQAMAMGTAGYTAALCVQRIIEHGVKPEQGSVLVTGASGGVGSVAIALLTKLGYQVTAATSKTGEVNYLKQLGAVDFIDSQAFKGAGKPLQKECWSAAIDVLGSHALANVCAQINYGGIVAACGLAQGLDFPTTVAPFILRGVTLAGVDSVMASYDKRLIAWNLLAKYIDSGLLNQIAKTIPLSECMEVANQMIAGRIKGRFIVDVNVSSE is encoded by the coding sequence ATGTCATTTAATGCTATTTTATTAGAAAAAAATGAAACAAGTGGATTTACAGCTTCTATTAAAGTCCTGTCAAAAGAGACGTTATTACAACAACAGGGTGATACATTAATAAAAGTTCAATATTCTAGTATTAACTATAAAGATGCCTTAGCGCTCACTAATAAAGGGCCTGTTGTTCGATCATGGCCTATGGTGCCTGGTATTGATGGTGTTGGGGTAGTAGTTAAGTGTGATAGTGGACGTTATAAAACTGGCGATCAGGTTATTCTAAATGGTTGGGGTTGTGGTGAAAATCATTGGGGTTGTTTGGGACAATATGCTTATTTACAATCAGGTTGGTTAATTCCACTACCTGATAAGTTTACTCCTCAACAAGCCATGGCGATGGGTACGGCGGGTTATACGGCAGCGCTCTGTGTGCAACGTATTATTGAGCATGGTGTGAAACCAGAACAAGGCAGTGTTTTGGTTACAGGCGCTTCTGGTGGAGTAGGGTCGGTGGCAATTGCGTTGCTTACCAAATTGGGTTATCAAGTAACAGCGGCTACTTCGAAAACAGGAGAGGTTAATTATTTAAAACAATTAGGTGCGGTTGATTTTATCGATAGCCAAGCTTTTAAAGGAGCCGGAAAGCCATTGCAAAAAGAGTGCTGGTCTGCTGCTATTGATGTATTAGGTTCTCATGCGTTGGCTAATGTGTGTGCACAAATAAATTATGGTGGCATAGTGGCAGCTTGCGGCTTAGCGCAAGGGTTGGATTTTCCGACAACCGTCGCTCCTTTTATTTTAAGAGGGGTAACTTTAGCAGGTGTAGATAGTGTAATGGCTTCTTATGATAAGCGTTTAATCGCATGGAATCTTTTGGCTAAATATATTGATAGTGGCTTACTTAATCAAATTGCTAAAACTATTCCTTTAAGTGAGTGCATGGAGGTTGCTAATCAAATGATAGCAGGACGAATTAAAGGGCGATTTATTGTGGATGTTAATGTAAGTAGTGAGTAG
- a CDS encoding carbonic anhydrase family protein encodes MEQFHFHTPSENLLNGNSYPIEMHFVHTNKEGQLAVVAVMATVGEANPTINKIINLSPKGINDVNRIEETLQLETLLPKDTHYYRYSGSLTTPPCSEGVIWIVMKQFTKMSKEQIQELTTLLNSKNNRPPQPLNGRQIVEL; translated from the coding sequence ATGGAACAGTTTCACTTTCACACACCCAGTGAAAATCTCCTTAATGGAAATTCTTATCCTATAGAAATGCACTTTGTACATACTAATAAAGAAGGACAATTAGCCGTTGTTGCTGTCATGGCTACAGTAGGGGAAGCAAACCCAACGATTAATAAAATTATTAATCTATCGCCCAAAGGAATTAATGATGTTAATCGTATAGAAGAGACTCTTCAACTTGAAACATTACTTCCAAAAGATACACATTATTATCGATACAGCGGATCATTAACTACTCCCCCATGCTCAGAGGGCGTTATTTGGATAGTAATGAAGCAATTCACAAAAATGTCAAAGGAGCAAATACAAGAACTTACTACCTTATTAAATAGTAAAAATAACCGACCACCACAACCACTTAATGGCCGTCAAATCGTTGAGTTATAA
- a CDS encoding pilin — translation MKAMQKGFTLIELMIVIAIIGILAAIAIPAYQDYIGRSQMAEALSLASGQKGAVAEYYSSNTACPDNAKTNYENGGIAKKSQISGKYVQEVTVGSGGSTIIISGTTSATSTCDIKAKMRSANVAQGIMGKTLTLGMVPTSGAFQWGCTSDADNKFLPATCQK, via the coding sequence ATGAAAGCAATGCAAAAAGGTTTTACATTAATCGAATTAATGATCGTAATCGCAATTATCGGTATTTTAGCAGCGATTGCTATCCCAGCTTACCAAGATTATATCGGTCGTTCTCAAATGGCTGAAGCATTAAGCTTAGCTTCTGGTCAAAAAGGTGCAGTGGCTGAGTACTATAGTTCTAATACTGCTTGTCCAGATAATGCAAAAACAAACTATGAAAATGGTGGTATTGCTAAAAAATCACAAATTTCTGGTAAATATGTTCAAGAAGTAACTGTGGGTAGCGGTGGTAGTACTATTATAATTTCTGGAACGACTAGTGCAACATCAACATGTGATATTAAAGCAAAAATGAGATCCGCTAATGTTGCGCAAGGTATTATGGGCAAAACTTTAACATTAGGTATGGTTCCTACTTCAGGTGCTTTCCAATGGGGTTGTACAAGTGATGCTGATAACAAATTCTTACCAGCTACTTGCCAAAAATAA
- the serA gene encoding phosphoglycerate dehydrogenase, translating into MSKTSLDKSKIKFLLLEGIHQSAIDTLKAAGYENIEAISGSIPEEELKQKIADAHFIGIRSRTHLTAEVFDCAKKLIAVGCFCIGTNQVDLQAACERGIVVFNAPYSNTRSVAELVLAEAILLLRGIPAKNMGCHRGGWLKSATNSFEIRGKTLGIVGYGSIGTQLSILAENLGMHVIFYDVVNKLSLGNAHPVESLQELLATADIVTLHVPELPSTKWMIGEKEIRQMKKGGILINASRGTVVEIEPLADAIKDEHLSGAAIDVFPVEPRSNKDEFQSPLRGLDNVILTPHIGGSTMEAQRNIGVEVAEKLIKYSDNGSSITAVNFPEVALPSQSNIHRILHVHQNIPGVMSEINKVFSDNNINVRGQYLQTNEKVGYVVIDLDAKSSELAQEKLQQVKGTIRCRVLF; encoded by the coding sequence ATGAGCAAAACTTCTTTAGATAAAAGTAAAATTAAATTCCTTCTGCTTGAAGGTATTCACCAATCTGCTATCGATACTTTAAAAGCAGCGGGCTATGAAAATATAGAAGCTATTTCTGGATCAATCCCTGAAGAAGAGTTAAAGCAAAAAATTGCTGATGCTCATTTTATTGGTATTCGCTCTAGAACACATTTAACCGCCGAAGTCTTTGACTGCGCAAAGAAATTAATTGCCGTTGGTTGTTTCTGTATTGGAACTAACCAAGTTGACCTACAAGCCGCCTGTGAAAGAGGCATTGTTGTATTTAACGCGCCATATTCAAATACACGCTCAGTTGCTGAGCTCGTTTTAGCTGAAGCTATTTTATTGCTCCGTGGAATACCAGCCAAAAACATGGGGTGCCACCGTGGTGGTTGGTTAAAATCTGCAACCAATTCTTTTGAAATCAGAGGTAAAACCCTCGGGATTGTCGGCTACGGTTCTATCGGTACACAACTGTCTATCCTTGCTGAAAACTTAGGTATGCATGTTATTTTTTATGATGTGGTTAATAAACTATCATTAGGTAATGCACATCCTGTTGAAAGCTTACAAGAACTTCTAGCTACAGCCGACATTGTCACGCTCCATGTACCAGAACTTCCTTCTACCAAGTGGATGATTGGTGAAAAAGAAATCCGTCAAATGAAAAAAGGTGGTATTTTAATTAATGCCTCTCGTGGTACTGTTGTTGAAATTGAACCATTAGCAGATGCAATTAAAGATGAGCACCTAAGCGGTGCGGCTATTGATGTATTCCCTGTTGAACCACGCAGTAATAAAGATGAGTTCCAGAGCCCATTACGCGGTTTAGATAATGTGATCTTAACACCTCACATAGGTGGTTCAACAATGGAAGCGCAACGCAATATTGGTGTTGAAGTTGCAGAAAAACTTATCAAGTACAGCGATAATGGTTCGTCTATTACAGCGGTGAACTTCCCTGAGGTTGCACTCCCATCTCAGAGCAATATTCACAGAATCCTTCACGTGCATCAAAATATCCCTGGTGTAATGAGTGAGATTAATAAAGTATTTTCTGATAATAATATTAATGTAAGAGGACAATACTTACAAACTAATGAAAAAGTTGGTTATGTCGTTATAGATCTCGACGCTAAATCCTCAGAACTTGCTCAAGAAAAATTACAACAAGTGAAAGGCACTATTCGTTGCCGAGTACTTTTTTAA
- a CDS encoding FAD-binding oxidoreductase, with protein sequence MTNKLLLESLQKLIEPSKMLTDTESLEAYGKDWTKIYTPNPMAIVFPKTTEEVQAIVQWANEHKVGLVPSGGRTGLSGAAVATNQEVVVSFDYMNKIIGFNEIDREVICQPGLITEQLQNFAEDNGLYYPVDFASVGSSQIGGNIATNAGGIKVIRYGMTRNWVVGLKVVTGKGDLLDLNKGLIKNATGYDFRNLFIGAEGTLGFIVEATIKLERKPNNLTALVLATPDFESIMSLLHAFQSKLDLTAFEFFSDRCLEKILDRGDIPAPLDDRYPFYALIEFEALTETIKDEALAIFENCMEQGWVVDGVISQSEQQLKNLWRLREDISETIAPFTPYKNDLSVTISKVPSFLADIDEVVKADYPDFDVLWYGHIGDGNLHLNILKPQNLAKEEFFAKCATVNKDVFEIVKKYNGSVSAEHGVGLVKRDYLEYSRSAVEIDYMRSVKAVFDPNNIMNPGKIFK encoded by the coding sequence ATGACAAATAAGCTCCTTTTAGAATCATTACAAAAATTGATTGAGCCTAGTAAGATGTTAACGGACACTGAGTCCCTTGAAGCCTATGGTAAAGACTGGACTAAAATTTATACGCCTAATCCGATGGCAATTGTTTTTCCTAAAACGACTGAAGAAGTTCAAGCCATTGTGCAGTGGGCAAATGAGCATAAGGTGGGGCTTGTTCCGTCTGGTGGTCGTACTGGTCTTTCGGGGGCTGCGGTAGCCACTAATCAAGAAGTGGTGGTGTCATTTGATTACATGAATAAAATAATAGGTTTCAATGAAATTGACCGAGAAGTCATTTGTCAGCCGGGTCTGATAACGGAGCAATTGCAAAATTTTGCAGAGGACAATGGTTTATATTACCCAGTGGATTTTGCCTCAGTGGGCTCTAGTCAAATAGGTGGTAACATTGCAACCAATGCGGGTGGCATTAAAGTTATTCGTTATGGTATGACACGCAACTGGGTTGTAGGTCTAAAGGTTGTCACAGGTAAAGGCGATTTACTAGATTTAAATAAAGGGCTAATTAAAAATGCAACAGGTTACGATTTCCGCAATCTTTTTATCGGTGCAGAAGGAACACTCGGTTTTATTGTAGAGGCAACAATTAAGCTAGAACGTAAGCCAAATAATTTAACAGCACTTGTTTTAGCAACACCTGATTTTGAATCGATCATGTCTTTATTGCATGCATTTCAAAGTAAGTTAGACTTGACAGCTTTTGAGTTTTTTTCAGACCGTTGTTTAGAAAAGATTTTAGATCGTGGTGATATTCCTGCGCCACTTGATGATCGTTACCCATTTTATGCATTGATTGAGTTTGAAGCACTCACTGAAACGATAAAAGATGAAGCATTAGCCATTTTTGAAAATTGTATGGAGCAAGGTTGGGTCGTTGATGGGGTGATTAGTCAAAGCGAGCAACAATTAAAAAACTTATGGCGCTTACGTGAGGATATTTCAGAAACTATAGCACCCTTTACACCCTATAAAAATGATTTATCAGTGACTATCAGTAAAGTACCAAGTTTTTTAGCGGATATTGATGAGGTGGTTAAAGCTGATTATCCTGATTTTGATGTGCTTTGGTATGGTCATATTGGTGACGGTAATTTGCATTTAAATATTTTAAAACCACAAAATCTTGCTAAAGAAGAGTTTTTTGCAAAATGTGCCACTGTAAATAAAGATGTGTTTGAGATAGTTAAAAAATATAATGGTTCTGTTTCTGCAGAGCATGGAGTGGGCTTAGTTAAGCGAGATTATTTAGAGTATAGTCGCTCAGCTGTAGAGATAGATTACATGCGTTCGGTAAAAGCGGTATTTGATCCTAATAATATCATGAATCCTGGAAAGATATTTAAATAA
- a CDS encoding aspartate/glutamate racemase family protein yields MKTIGLLGGMSWESTTDYYRLINTKIKEQLGGLHSAKLVLYSVDFAEIEILQQQGNWQKAGQLLTDAAQNIEKAGVDFLLICTNTMHIVADTIAHNIQIPIIHIADATGDALLNKGITQVGLLGTAFTMEKDFYKKRLIDQYGLHVITPDSADRKRVHTIIYDELCSGIIRQSSKETYLSIIDKLVENGAQAIILGCTEIGMLIKQSDTSIPLFDTTLIHAEKAVTLALT; encoded by the coding sequence ATGAAAACTATTGGTTTACTCGGTGGAATGAGCTGGGAAAGCACCACCGATTATTATCGTTTGATAAACACAAAAATCAAAGAACAACTAGGCGGTTTACACTCAGCCAAACTCGTCTTATACAGTGTCGATTTTGCCGAAATCGAAATCTTACAACAGCAAGGAAACTGGCAAAAGGCTGGGCAGTTATTAACAGATGCAGCTCAAAATATAGAGAAGGCGGGAGTTGACTTTTTACTTATTTGTACAAATACCATGCATATTGTTGCCGATACGATTGCCCACAATATCCAAATCCCCATTATCCATATTGCTGATGCAACAGGTGATGCATTATTGAACAAAGGGATTACACAAGTAGGGTTGTTAGGCACTGCATTTACAATGGAGAAAGACTTTTACAAAAAACGGCTTATAGATCAATACGGCTTGCATGTTATTACACCTGACTCAGCAGATAGAAAGAGAGTGCATACTATCATCTATGACGAACTTTGCTCTGGAATTATAAGGCAATCTTCAAAAGAAACTTATCTATCCATTATTGATAAGCTTGTTGAAAATGGGGCACAGGCAATTATTTTAGGCTGTACTGAAATAGGCATGTTAATAAAACAATCTGACACATCTATCCCCTTATTTGATACAACACTTATTCATGCAGAAAAAGCTGTCACATTGGCATTAACTTAG
- a CDS encoding phosphate-starvation-inducible protein PsiE — MSKNKIDLFREAFNKQADSLGNLFVEVFHYIALFAVGAIIAWAALQEFLSIFTAHKELVDGILMLFIYLELGAMVGIYFKTKRMPVRFLIYVSITALTRLLISDISHNHKPSWGIIQVCGAILLLSIAVLIVRIASSRFHVKEEDESK, encoded by the coding sequence ATGTCTAAAAATAAAATAGACCTATTTAGAGAAGCTTTTAATAAGCAAGCAGACTCTCTCGGTAATTTATTTGTTGAAGTATTTCATTATATTGCTCTGTTTGCAGTGGGTGCCATTATTGCTTGGGCAGCACTACAAGAGTTCTTAAGTATTTTCACAGCGCATAAAGAGCTAGTTGATGGTATTTTAATGCTCTTTATATACCTTGAGCTAGGTGCCATGGTTGGTATTTACTTTAAAACTAAGCGAATGCCTGTACGTTTTCTTATTTATGTTTCTATCACCGCACTTACTCGTTTATTGATTTCTGATATCTCCCATAACCATAAACCGAGCTGGGGTATTATTCAGGTCTGCGGGGCTATTTTGTTATTATCTATCGCCGTCTTAATTGTGCGTATCGCTTCATCCCGCTTTCATGTGAAAGAAGAGGATGAAAGTAAATAA
- the eno gene encoding phosphopyruvate hydratase: protein MAKIIEIKGREILDSRGNPTVEADVILDNGIIGRACSPSGASTGSREALELRDGDKARYLGKGVLKAVANINDPIRTALIGKDPVKQAEIDQVMIDLDGTDNKENLGANAILAVSLATAKAAALSEGIPLYEHISNLNGTPKQYSMPVPMMNIINGGEHADNNVDIQEFMIQPVSAPTFAEALRMGAEIFHNLKAILKERKLNTAVGDEGGFAPDFSSNEAALAAIVAAVAKAGYKLGEDVTLALDCASSEFYKDGKYVLSGEDKSFTSAEFADYLDNLTNLYPIISIEDGMDESDWDGWKVLTDKIGKKTQLVGDDLFVTNTKILREGIEKGIANSILIKFNQIGSLTETLEAIRMAKKAGYTAVISHRSGETEDATIADLAVGTAAGQIKTGSLCRSDRMAKYNQLLRIEEILGDKAPYNGRKEFTR, encoded by the coding sequence ATGGCAAAAATTATTGAAATCAAAGGTCGTGAAATTTTAGATTCTCGCGGCAACCCTACAGTCGAAGCAGATGTAATACTTGATAATGGTATTATTGGTCGTGCCTGTTCTCCTTCTGGTGCTTCCACAGGTTCTCGTGAGGCATTAGAGCTTCGCGACGGAGATAAAGCCCGTTATTTAGGGAAAGGCGTGCTAAAAGCAGTTGCTAATATTAACGATCCCATTCGTACCGCACTCATTGGCAAAGATCCTGTAAAACAGGCTGAAATTGATCAAGTCATGATTGATTTAGATGGTACAGACAACAAAGAAAACTTAGGTGCAAATGCTATTTTAGCCGTGTCTTTAGCCACTGCAAAAGCAGCAGCTCTATCAGAAGGGATCCCTTTGTATGAGCACATTTCTAATTTGAATGGCACACCAAAACAATACAGCATGCCTGTTCCTATGATGAATATTATTAATGGCGGTGAGCATGCTGATAATAATGTTGATATTCAAGAATTTATGATTCAACCTGTGAGTGCACCGACTTTTGCAGAGGCACTCAGAATGGGCGCTGAAATTTTTCATAATTTAAAGGCTATCTTAAAAGAACGTAAACTCAACACCGCCGTTGGTGATGAAGGTGGATTTGCACCTGATTTCTCATCCAATGAAGCGGCATTGGCAGCTATTGTTGCAGCAGTAGCAAAAGCAGGTTACAAGCTAGGCGAAGACGTAACACTCGCTCTAGACTGTGCTTCCAGTGAGTTTTATAAAGATGGAAAATATGTTTTAAGTGGTGAAGATAAATCTTTCACCTCTGCGGAGTTTGCTGATTATTTAGATAACTTAACTAACTTATACCCCATTATTTCCATCGAAGATGGGATGGATGAGTCAGACTGGGACGGTTGGAAAGTATTAACTGATAAAATAGGAAAGAAAACGCAACTCGTAGGTGATGATCTTTTTGTGACCAATACTAAAATTCTCAGAGAAGGAATCGAAAAGGGAATCGCTAATTCGATTCTGATTAAGTTCAATCAAATTGGCTCATTAACGGAAACACTTGAAGCCATTAGAATGGCTAAAAAAGCAGGTTATACCGCTGTTATTTCTCATCGAAGCGGCGAAACAGAAGATGCAACTATTGCTGATTTAGCTGTTGGAACTGCCGCTGGGCAAATTAAAACAGGTTCTCTCTGCCGCAGTGACCGTATGGCCAAATACAACCAACTCCTTCGTATCGAAGAAATTCTAGGTGATAAAGCTCCTTACAATGGACGCAAAGAGTTTACTCGATAA
- the kdsA gene encoding 3-deoxy-8-phosphooctulonate synthase — MTQRTIRVKNIDIANDKPFVLFGGMNVLESRDLALTICEYYKKVTDKLQIPYVFKASFDKANRSSINSFRGPGLDEGLKIFEEIKKTFDVPVITDVHEPEQAAPVAEVCEIIQLPAFLSRQTDLVIAMAKTNAVINIKKAQFLAPQEMKHILNKCLEAGNDQLILCERGTSFGYNNLVVDMLGFGIMKAFEYPVFFDVTHALQMPGGRSDSAGGRRAQVTDLAKAGLSQGLAGLFLEAHPDPDHAKCDGPCALPLDKLEPFLTQLKQLDDLIKSFPPVQTA; from the coding sequence ATGACTCAAAGAACTATTCGTGTTAAAAACATCGACATTGCCAATGATAAACCCTTTGTTTTATTTGGTGGAATGAATGTGCTTGAATCTCGCGATCTGGCACTTACTATCTGCGAATACTATAAAAAGGTCACAGATAAACTCCAGATCCCTTATGTTTTTAAAGCCAGTTTTGACAAAGCCAATCGCTCTTCTATCAACTCATTTAGAGGGCCCGGCTTAGATGAAGGTTTAAAAATTTTTGAAGAAATTAAAAAAACATTTGATGTTCCTGTAATAACAGATGTTCATGAGCCAGAACAAGCGGCACCTGTAGCAGAGGTTTGCGAGATAATACAACTCCCTGCCTTTCTGTCACGACAAACAGACCTTGTGATAGCCATGGCTAAAACCAATGCGGTTATTAATATAAAGAAAGCACAGTTTTTAGCTCCACAAGAAATGAAGCATATTCTTAATAAATGTTTAGAAGCAGGTAATGATCAACTAATTCTATGCGAACGCGGAACCAGTTTTGGCTATAACAACTTAGTGGTAGACATGTTAGGCTTTGGCATTATGAAAGCATTTGAATACCCTGTCTTCTTTGATGTGACTCATGCATTACAAATGCCCGGTGGCAGATCAGATTCAGCCGGTGGGCGTAGAGCACAAGTGACGGACTTAGCTAAAGCAGGTCTAAGCCAAGGGTTAGCTGGCTTATTTTTAGAAGCTCATCCTGATCCTGATCACGCAAAATGTGATGGTCCTTGTGCCTTACCGTTAGATAAGCTTGAACCTTTTTTAACTCAACTAAAACAACTGGATGATTTAATTAAATCGTTTCCTCCTGTGCAAACCGCTTAA